The following is a genomic window from Palaeococcus ferrophilus DSM 13482.
CCTTTAGGGCCATCATTCCAAGGTAGTAGGCCTTGTCAATCCTGTTCTCGGGGTCAACACCCATGTGCGGCAGGAGGTTGTTGTCTATGATGTGCTGGGCCCTTCTGAGCCTGTACTCCTTGGGCTGCCCCGGGAGGGCCTTCTTACCTATGAAGTCGAGGGCCTCCTCCTGGGTGTGGATTCCCATCTCGGCCGCATCGTCGAGGTTGTCGAAGAGCTCCTTCTGAATCTCCGGGTCGTCACTGACCGCCTCCACGATTTCCTTATCGCTCTCGAGACCGAGGGCGCGCATCACAACGACGAACTTCACAAGACCGGGCACGTTGGGCATAGAAACGTAGAGAAGGCCGTCCTTTCTCTTCTCAACCTGGATGAGGGCTCTATAACCGTGTCTGTATGAGAAGCACTTGGCCACGTAGCGGTTGTTCTTCTCGTCCCTTTCGACGAGGGTCTTGTTCGGGGCGAGGTCTTCGATAGAGACGATAACCCTCTCGGAACCGTTTATGATGAAGTATCCTCCCGGGTCCTTGGGGTCCTCCCCCACCTTCACAAGCTCCTCCTCGCTCATTCCGTTGAGCCTGCATGCCTTGGACTTGAGCATGATGGGGAGCTGGCCTATCCTGACCTCCACGCCCTCCTGCTCGATGCCGTTGACGACGGGTATCATCTCGAGGAAGAGCGGGGCCGCGTAGGTCAGGTTTCTTATGCGTGCGTCCATCGGGTAGAGGGGCTTCTTCTGACCCTGGGGTTCCTGGAACTCCGGTTCGCCTATCCTTATCCTTCCAAACTTGACCTCGAAGTTCGGGATGTCCGGCTTGACGCCCCCGAACTCATTTATGACCTCCTGGAGTCCACTCTCAAGGAAAGCGTTGTAGGAGTCAAGGTGCTGCCTTACAAGACCCTTTTCCTCCCAGTAATGCTCCATGACGTGCCAGAGGTCATCCGGATTAACCTCAACAAGTGTAGGACCTCTCATCATCTCACCTCACCAGAATCAATCCTCGATCACCAGGCGGTAGTAGTAGTACACGCCCGCGGTGGGACTCTTACGCTTAATCTCAATAACGTCCCCCGGCTCTGCACCAAGGGCCTGAACGGCCGGATCGCTGGCCTTTATCTGCGGTAGCTGAGAAAGCTTTATGCGGTACTTCTTGAGGAGTTCCTCCACTTCCTCCTCGCTCAGGACTCTATGCTCGGGAACCAGCTCGTGATCAAATATGCTAAACGTTTTTTTTCGCCGCCACAGAGAATTGCCCCCTTAATTTTTTTAGAATCATACGTGAACATGCTAACCCCAACCTTTTGCTTCGGGTATATAAGCTTTTCGTGAGGTAGTTTGGGTTTTTGCTTTATATTGCTTGCGTAAAGTTTAAAAAGCCGAAAAGAACGGAGGAGCGGCGCCAAACATAACATCAATGCCCATAAGTGTGCATAAAGGGGAATGGAGGGGAGCGCTATCATGGGCAGAGCTTGAGAATTAACTGGAACTTCAGGGTACTCCTGTCTCCCGGGGGAGCGTCCCTTGATGGCCAGAAGCAGTGGGGCATAGTAATTGTGGAGCCCCGGGCGGGATTTGAACCCGCGGCCTGCGGATTACAAGAGCGTCATCGCACTTAAAACGCTAAACGAAGTGTGGAACCATGAGAAAAAGGCTTTTTTGGAATGGCTTTCCCTCAAAATTGGCAGAGAAAGGACAGTGAAGGACTACTACAACGCGCTAAAGGTAATGTTCAAAGACTATGAAGTCAGGCCTACTAAAAAGAGTATCAAGAATGCTATTGACGCGCTCGGGAATAAGAAAAGGTACGTCTACGGCCTCAGGAACTTTCTGAAATATCTCACAGAAAAAGAACTCATCAACGAGGACTTCTCGAAAATGCTTCAAGGAGCAGCAAAAGCAAAGAAGAGCGGCGTGAGAGAAGTCCACCTCAACGACCACGAAATCACTGAGGCATGGCAGCATGTCAAAAACCGCCGCGAAGAGGCTCAGATGCTCTTCAAGGCGATGGTATTCTCAGGGATTCGCCTCGCGCAGCTCATCAGAATGTTCAAGACCTACGATCCGGCCAGGCTCCAGTTCCCGCTTGAGGGCATTGCTAGATACCCCATCAAGGACATATCTGAGGGTAAGAAAAAGGGCTTTTGGGCGTACTTCCCGGCCGACCTCGTGCCAGAACTAAGGAGATTTTCAGCGAAGGAAACGACAGCGTGGAAATGGGTTCGCTACGGGCGCGTTTCGGCAAACAGTATCAGGAAGTGGCACTACACCTTTTTGATACGGAAGGGCGTTCCTGCTGACCTCGCGGACTTCATTCAGGGGCGTGAGGCCGAAACGGTCGGAGCTCGGCACTACCTCAACAAGACGCTTCTCGCGGATGAGTGGTATTCCACGGTTGTTGATGACCTGAAGAAAGTCTTGGAGGGTGAAAAATGATTCCTGAAGAGCTTCTCAATGAATTGATAGCCCTTGTCCTTGTGGGCCTCATTGCCCTGTACTTCGTCAGACTGTTCTATGACGCAGTATTTCGCCCCTGGCGCCTCGTTGAGGAGCAGCTTCGGGAGATCGAGATGCACATAGAGACGCTCAAGAAGGGCGGAAAGAGGGCAAAACTCCACAGCTGGCTTTCCATGCCGGCCTGGCGTGGTGATATTGAGCGTCATCTGGAATTCCTCCTCGGCCTCCGCGAGCTAAAACGGGCCGAGTTGGAGCTTCTTGAAAAGCTGAGAGGTGGGGAAGAATGAATCCTATCGCGATAGTTTGGGCTTTTGTGGGTGGAGCGTTCGCGGTAGTGCTCTCCGCGTTGGCTTATGATGCGCTTGCAGCCTGGTGGGAGGCTCGCAAGTGGGCCTCGAAATATGAAAAAGTCCTGAAAAGATGAGGGGGTGAGCGGAGGAATGGCCCGGGAAAAGCTGAATGGTACTGGTTCGTATGTTTGGGGCTTTAGCATTGATAGAGAGACTCAT
Proteins encoded in this region:
- a CDS encoding DNA-directed RNA polymerase subunit H — encoded protein: MWRRKKTFSIFDHELVPEHRVLSEEEVEELLKKYRIKLSQLPQIKASDPAVQALGAEPGDVIEIKRKSPTAGVYYYYRLVIED
- a CDS encoding integrase codes for the protein MWSPGRDLNPRPADYKSVIALKTLNEVWNHEKKAFLEWLSLKIGRERTVKDYYNALKVMFKDYEVRPTKKSIKNAIDALGNKKRYVYGLRNFLKYLTEKELINEDFSKMLQGAAKAKKSGVREVHLNDHEITEAWQHVKNRREEAQMLFKAMVFSGIRLAQLIRMFKTYDPARLQFPLEGIARYPIKDISEGKKKGFWAYFPADLVPELRRFSAKETTAWKWVRYGRVSANSIRKWHYTFLIRKGVPADLADFIQGREAETVGARHYLNKTLLADEWYSTVVDDLKKVLEGEK